The Bombus huntii isolate Logan2020A chromosome 1, iyBomHunt1.1, whole genome shotgun sequence genome contains a region encoding:
- the LOC126870335 gene encoding nudC domain-containing protein 3 isoform X1 — MCSVHDQAFLQILQEERDITNFLDAFFGFLYRCTDFYVESGPDQKLGFPTGTIEKLVLHSFQKWKNIYKFSSGSDPPDTQDIIIQNNDKDQDETMTIEEDSLIPQVDHEVEIETCKESMNQLGHLIERDRSCDSYNGAVRENYTWSQTISDIDVLVKLPSCIRTAKDLRVQLDSKEIKIEARTSRVEQNQEIEECRYFIWSTIFKGELRFKIRKDESMWSIVPGQYISIHFEKASERWWEALIIGEPKIDLSKIDCSRNLDEMGSEEQMKVQELMWNHQQKLMGKPTSEQIKMERVLRKAWDAEGSPFEGSPYDPSLMNFN; from the exons ATGTGTTCTGTTCATGATCAAgcatttttacaaattttacaagAAGAGAGAGACATTACAAATTTTCTAGATGCATTTTTTGGATTTTTGTATAGATG tACAGATTTTTATGTCGAATCGGGACCAGATCAAAAACTTGGATTCCCAACTGGTACAATAGAAAAGCTTGTCTTACATAGTTTTCAAAAATGGAAGAACATCTATAAATTTTCCAGTGGATCGGATCCTCCAGACACACAGGACATTATTATCCAAAATAATGATAAAGACCAAGACGAAACAATGACAATTGAAGAAGATTCCCTTATTCCACAAGTTGATCACGAAGTAGAAATTGAAACATGCAAAGAAAGTATGAATCAACTTGGTCATTTAATTGAGAGAGATAGATCATGTGACAGCTACAATGGTGCAGTAAGGGAAAATTACACTTGGTCACAAACTATCAGTGATATAGATGTGCTTGTAAAACTTCCTAGTTGCATAAGAACAGCAAAAGATTTAAGGGTTCAGCTTGATTCAAAAGAAATCAAAATAGAAGCAAGAACATCAAGAGTCGAACAGAATCAAGAAATAGAGGAATGtcgttattttatatggtCTACAATTTTCAAAGGAGAATTGCGCTTTAAAATTCGAAAAGATGAATCAATGTGGAGTATAGTACCTGGACAATATATTAGC ATTCATTTTGAAAAAGCTTCTGAGCGATGGTGGGAAGCATTGATAATCGGTGAACCAAAAATTGATTTGAGTAAAATAGATTGTTCAAGAAATTTAGATGAAATGGGATCAGAAGAACAGATGAAAGTTCAAGAGTTGATGTGGAATCATCAACAAAAGCTTATGGGTAAACCAACTTCTGAACAGATT AAAATGGAAAGGGTATTGAGAAAAGCGTGGGATGCAGAAGGATCTCCCTTCGAGGGTTCCCCATATGATCCTTCATTAATGAACTTCAATTGA
- the LOC126870335 gene encoding nudC domain-containing protein 3 isoform X2 — MHFLDFCIDDFYVESGPDQKLGFPTGTIEKLVLHSFQKWKNIYKFSSGSDPPDTQDIIIQNNDKDQDETMTIEEDSLIPQVDHEVEIETCKESMNQLGHLIERDRSCDSYNGAVRENYTWSQTISDIDVLVKLPSCIRTAKDLRVQLDSKEIKIEARTSRVEQNQEIEECRYFIWSTIFKGELRFKIRKDESMWSIVPGQYISIHFEKASERWWEALIIGEPKIDLSKIDCSRNLDEMGSEEQMKVQELMWNHQQKLMGKPTSEQIKMERVLRKAWDAEGSPFEGSPYDPSLMNFN, encoded by the exons ATGCATTTTTTGGATTTTTGTATAGATG ATTTTTATGTCGAATCGGGACCAGATCAAAAACTTGGATTCCCAACTGGTACAATAGAAAAGCTTGTCTTACATAGTTTTCAAAAATGGAAGAACATCTATAAATTTTCCAGTGGATCGGATCCTCCAGACACACAGGACATTATTATCCAAAATAATGATAAAGACCAAGACGAAACAATGACAATTGAAGAAGATTCCCTTATTCCACAAGTTGATCACGAAGTAGAAATTGAAACATGCAAAGAAAGTATGAATCAACTTGGTCATTTAATTGAGAGAGATAGATCATGTGACAGCTACAATGGTGCAGTAAGGGAAAATTACACTTGGTCACAAACTATCAGTGATATAGATGTGCTTGTAAAACTTCCTAGTTGCATAAGAACAGCAAAAGATTTAAGGGTTCAGCTTGATTCAAAAGAAATCAAAATAGAAGCAAGAACATCAAGAGTCGAACAGAATCAAGAAATAGAGGAATGtcgttattttatatggtCTACAATTTTCAAAGGAGAATTGCGCTTTAAAATTCGAAAAGATGAATCAATGTGGAGTATAGTACCTGGACAATATATTAGC ATTCATTTTGAAAAAGCTTCTGAGCGATGGTGGGAAGCATTGATAATCGGTGAACCAAAAATTGATTTGAGTAAAATAGATTGTTCAAGAAATTTAGATGAAATGGGATCAGAAGAACAGATGAAAGTTCAAGAGTTGATGTGGAATCATCAACAAAAGCTTATGGGTAAACCAACTTCTGAACAGATT AAAATGGAAAGGGTATTGAGAAAAGCGTGGGATGCAGAAGGATCTCCCTTCGAGGGTTCCCCATATGATCCTTCATTAATGAACTTCAATTGA